The following are encoded in a window of Amycolatopsis lexingtonensis genomic DNA:
- a CDS encoding fumarate reductase/succinate dehydrogenase flavoprotein subunit, translating into MTEVERHSYDVVVIGAGGAGLRAVIEARERGFRVAVVCKSLFGKAHTVMAEGGCAASMGNANSNDNWQVHFRDTMRGGKFLNNWRMAELHAKEAPDRVWELETYGALFDRTADGRISQRNFGGHTYPRLAHVGDRTGLELIRTMQQKIVSLQQEDFAETGDYEAKIKVFAECTVTELLTTDGKIAGAFGYWRESGRFILFEAPAVVLATGGIGKSFKVTSNSWEYTGDGHALALRAGAKLINMEFVQFHPTGMVWPPSVKGILVTEGVRGDGGVLKNSDGKRFMFEYVPDVFKGQYAESEDEADRWYTDQENNRRTPDLLPRDEVARAINSEVKEGRGSPHGGVFLDIASRLPAEEIKKRLPSMYHQFKELADVDITAEPMEVGPTCHYVMGGIEVDPDTAGASVPGLFAAGECSGGMHGSNRLGGNSLSDLLVFGRRAGLGAAEYVLGLADRPAVHQSDVDAAAKMALAPFDPPEGATAENPYTLHTELQQSMNDLVGIIRKAGEIEQALTKLAELRQRILRVTVEGHRQFNPGWHLAIDLRNMLMVSECVAKAALTRTESRGGHTRDDFPGMDAEWRNKLLVCSATAGDNPVVPDIDVVVKEQVPLRQDLLELFEFGELGKYYTDGELEAHPGSKA; encoded by the coding sequence ATGACCGAGGTCGAACGGCACAGCTACGACGTGGTGGTGATCGGTGCCGGTGGCGCCGGTCTGCGCGCCGTGATCGAAGCTCGCGAACGCGGTTTCCGCGTCGCCGTCGTGTGCAAGTCCCTGTTCGGCAAGGCGCACACGGTGATGGCCGAGGGCGGGTGCGCGGCGTCGATGGGCAACGCGAACTCGAACGACAACTGGCAGGTCCACTTCCGCGACACCATGCGCGGCGGGAAGTTCCTCAACAACTGGCGGATGGCCGAGCTGCACGCCAAGGAGGCGCCGGACCGCGTCTGGGAGCTGGAGACCTACGGCGCCCTGTTCGACCGCACCGCGGACGGCCGGATCAGTCAGCGCAACTTCGGCGGGCACACCTACCCGCGGCTCGCGCACGTCGGTGACCGCACCGGCCTCGAGCTGATCCGCACGATGCAGCAGAAGATCGTTTCGCTGCAGCAGGAGGACTTCGCCGAGACCGGCGACTACGAGGCCAAGATCAAGGTCTTCGCCGAGTGCACGGTCACCGAGCTGCTCACCACCGACGGCAAGATCGCCGGCGCGTTCGGCTACTGGCGCGAGAGCGGCCGCTTCATCCTCTTCGAGGCGCCCGCGGTCGTGCTCGCCACCGGCGGCATCGGCAAGTCGTTCAAGGTGACGTCGAACTCGTGGGAGTACACCGGCGACGGCCACGCGCTGGCCCTGCGCGCGGGCGCGAAGCTGATCAACATGGAGTTCGTCCAGTTCCACCCGACCGGGATGGTCTGGCCGCCGAGCGTCAAGGGCATCCTCGTCACCGAGGGCGTGCGCGGGGACGGCGGCGTGCTCAAGAACTCCGACGGCAAGCGGTTCATGTTCGAGTACGTGCCCGACGTCTTCAAGGGCCAGTACGCGGAGAGCGAAGACGAAGCCGACCGCTGGTACACCGACCAGGAGAACAACCGCCGCACCCCGGATCTGCTGCCCCGCGACGAGGTCGCGCGCGCGATCAACTCCGAGGTCAAGGAGGGGCGCGGATCCCCGCACGGCGGCGTCTTCCTCGACATCGCGAGCCGGCTGCCCGCGGAGGAGATCAAGAAGCGGCTGCCGTCGATGTACCACCAGTTCAAGGAACTCGCGGACGTCGACATCACGGCCGAGCCGATGGAGGTCGGGCCGACCTGCCACTACGTCATGGGCGGCATCGAGGTCGACCCGGACACGGCCGGGGCGAGCGTGCCCGGCCTGTTCGCGGCGGGCGAGTGCTCGGGCGGGATGCACGGGTCCAACCGGCTCGGCGGCAACTCGCTGTCGGACCTGCTGGTGTTCGGCCGCCGCGCCGGGCTCGGCGCCGCCGAGTACGTGCTCGGCCTCGCCGACCGGCCCGCGGTTCACCAGTCCGATGTGGACGCCGCGGCGAAGATGGCGCTCGCGCCCTTCGACCCGCCCGAGGGCGCCACGGCCGAGAACCCGTACACCCTGCACACCGAGCTGCAGCAGTCGATGAACGACCTCGTCGGCATCATCCGCAAGGCCGGGGAGATCGAGCAGGCGCTGACGAAGCTCGCCGAGCTGCGGCAGCGGATCCTGCGCGTCACGGTGGAGGGGCACCGGCAGTTCAACCCCGGCTGGCACCTCGCGATCGACCTGCGCAACATGCTGATGGTCAGCGAATGCGTCGCGAAGGCCGCGCTGACGCGGACCGAAAGCCGCGGCGGGCACACACGCGACGACTTCCCCGGCATGGACGCCGAGTGGCGGAACAAGCTGCTGGTGTGCTCGGCGACGGCGGGGGACAACCCGGTCGTCCCGGACATCGACGTCGTGGTCAAGGAGCAGGTGCCGCTGCGGCAGGACCTGCTGGAGCTGTTCGAATTCGGCGAACTCGGGAAGTACTACACCGACGGCGAGCTCGAAGCGCACCCCGGGAGCAAGGCATGA
- the edd gene encoding phosphogluconate dehydratase has translation MSPAPTTKLHRVVADVTARIAERSAATRTAYLARTAAAHEEGPVRRGLACSNLAHGFAAMDGVDKEALRAARAPGVAIVSSYNDMLSAHQPMQEYPAWLKKSVRQAGGVAQFAGGVPAMCDGITQGRAGMELSLFSREVIAMSTAIALSHDMFDAALLLGVCDKIVPGLLIGALSFGHLPAVLVPAGPMNSGLPNKEKARVRQLYAEGLATREDLLDAEAASYHSAGTCTFYGTANSNQMVVEVMGLHLPGASFVQPGSALRRALTEEAGRRVVAISRGEEYTPVSRILDEKAFVNGVIALLATGGSTNHTMHLVAIAAAAGIQLTWDDFSDLSAVVPLLARVYPNGSADINHFHAAGGIQFLVGTLLDAGLLHEDVHTVAGFGLHRYRAEPILSDGELVWRDVPTRSLDEEVLRPVWRPFAADGGLRMVEGNLGRAVIKVSAVAPEHRVVQAPARVFTTQEAFTAAFQAGELDRDVVVVLRQQGPRANGMPELHGLTPALGVLMDRGHAVALLTDGRMSGASGKIPAAIQVTPEAAAGGPIARIADGDVIRLDASSGSLDVLVGDEELARRELVDSPPSEASWTGTGRELFAALRRAVGPADQGASVFGGLTPEHFGTPAFATQEVGQ, from the coding sequence ATGAGCCCCGCCCCCACCACGAAGCTGCACCGAGTCGTCGCCGACGTCACCGCGCGCATCGCCGAGCGCAGTGCCGCGACCCGCACCGCCTACCTCGCCCGCACGGCCGCCGCACACGAAGAAGGCCCCGTCCGCCGCGGTCTCGCGTGCAGCAACCTCGCCCACGGGTTCGCCGCGATGGACGGCGTCGACAAGGAAGCGCTGCGGGCCGCGCGCGCCCCCGGCGTCGCGATCGTCTCCTCCTACAACGACATGCTTTCGGCGCACCAGCCGATGCAGGAGTACCCGGCCTGGCTGAAGAAGTCCGTGCGGCAGGCGGGCGGCGTCGCCCAGTTCGCCGGCGGCGTCCCGGCCATGTGCGACGGCATCACGCAGGGCCGCGCCGGCATGGAGCTGTCCCTGTTCAGCCGCGAGGTCATCGCGATGTCGACGGCGATCGCGCTCTCCCACGACATGTTCGACGCGGCGCTGCTGCTGGGCGTCTGCGACAAGATCGTGCCCGGCCTGCTGATCGGCGCCCTGTCCTTCGGGCACCTGCCCGCGGTGCTGGTGCCCGCCGGGCCGATGAACTCGGGCCTGCCGAACAAGGAGAAGGCCCGCGTCCGGCAGCTGTATGCCGAGGGGCTCGCGACGCGCGAAGACCTCCTCGACGCCGAAGCGGCGTCGTACCACTCGGCCGGCACCTGCACCTTCTACGGCACCGCGAACTCCAACCAGATGGTCGTCGAGGTGATGGGCCTGCACCTGCCCGGCGCCAGCTTCGTCCAGCCCGGGTCCGCTTTGCGGCGCGCGTTGACCGAAGAGGCCGGGCGCCGGGTCGTCGCGATCTCGCGCGGCGAGGAGTACACGCCGGTCTCGCGAATCCTCGACGAGAAGGCGTTCGTCAACGGCGTCATCGCGCTGCTCGCGACCGGCGGCTCGACCAACCACACGATGCACCTCGTCGCGATCGCCGCGGCCGCCGGCATCCAGCTGACCTGGGACGACTTCTCCGACCTGTCGGCGGTCGTGCCGCTGCTGGCGCGGGTCTACCCGAACGGCAGCGCCGACATCAACCACTTCCACGCCGCCGGCGGCATCCAGTTCCTGGTCGGCACGCTGCTCGACGCGGGCCTGCTGCACGAAGACGTGCACACGGTCGCCGGGTTCGGGCTGCACCGCTACCGCGCCGAGCCGATCCTGTCCGACGGGGAGCTCGTCTGGCGCGACGTCCCCACCCGCAGCCTCGACGAAGAGGTGCTGCGCCCGGTGTGGCGCCCGTTCGCCGCGGACGGCGGGCTGCGGATGGTCGAGGGCAACCTCGGCCGCGCGGTGATCAAGGTGTCCGCGGTGGCGCCCGAGCACCGCGTCGTCCAGGCGCCGGCCCGGGTGTTCACCACCCAGGAAGCGTTCACGGCGGCGTTCCAGGCGGGCGAGCTGGACCGCGACGTCGTCGTGGTGCTCCGGCAGCAGGGCCCGCGGGCGAACGGCATGCCGGAGCTGCACGGCCTCACCCCGGCGCTGGGCGTGCTGATGGACCGCGGGCACGCCGTGGCCTTGCTCACCGACGGCCGGATGTCGGGGGCGTCGGGCAAGATCCCGGCCGCCATCCAGGTGACGCCGGAAGCCGCTGCGGGCGGCCCGATCGCGCGCATCGCCGACGGCGACGTCATCCGCCTCGACGCTTCCTCCGGCAGCCTCGACGTGCTGGTCGGTGACGAAGAACTCGCCCGCCGTGAGCTTGTGGACTCGCCGCCGTCCGAAGCATCCTGGACGGGCACCGGCCGAGAGCTGTTCGCCGCGTTGCGCCGTGCCGTCGGCCCCGCTGACCAGGGCGCTTCCGTCTTCGGCGGCTTGACGCCGGAGCACTTCGGAACGCCCGCTTTCGCAACCCAGGAGGTTGGTCAGTGA
- the eda gene encoding bifunctional 4-hydroxy-2-oxoglutarate aldolase/2-dehydro-3-deoxy-phosphogluconate aldolase — MTTGQDLLALSPVMPVVVIDDAADAVPTARALLAGGIGVIELTLRTPAALSAIERVAAEVPDIVIGAGTVTAPEHAKQAADAGAKFLVTPGCTDAVVDACFETGLPFLPGASTVSEAMRLAERGLTALKFFPAEASGGIAYLKSIAGPLPSLKFCPTGGITVASAPSYLALPNVGCVGGSWLTASLEPATIEKLAAEASQL; from the coding sequence GTGACCACCGGTCAGGACCTGCTCGCTCTGTCCCCCGTGATGCCCGTCGTGGTGATCGACGACGCCGCCGACGCGGTGCCCACGGCCCGGGCCCTGCTCGCGGGCGGGATCGGGGTCATCGAGCTGACCCTGCGCACCCCGGCGGCGCTGTCCGCGATCGAGCGCGTCGCGGCCGAGGTGCCGGACATCGTGATCGGCGCCGGCACCGTCACCGCGCCGGAACACGCGAAGCAGGCCGCCGACGCGGGGGCGAAGTTCCTCGTGACCCCCGGCTGCACCGACGCGGTCGTCGACGCGTGCTTCGAGACCGGCCTGCCGTTCCTGCCCGGCGCGAGCACCGTGTCCGAGGCGATGCGGCTGGCCGAGCGCGGGCTCACGGCGCTGAAGTTCTTCCCGGCGGAGGCGTCGGGCGGGATCGCGTACCTGAAGTCGATCGCGGGCCCGCTGCCGTCGTTGAAGTTCTGCCCGACCGGCGGGATCACGGTCGCTTCGGCGCCTTCGTACCTGGCGCTGCCGAACGTCGGCTGCGTCGGCGGTTCGTGGCTGACGGCCTCGCTGGAGCCCGCCACGATCGAGAAGCTGGCCGCGGAAGCTTCGCAGCTGTAG
- a CDS encoding PEP/pyruvate-binding domain-containing protein: MSLTDVVAPSPAPENVAALVGERLSLSALHQLGGTLGGYSFVKVVVDRENSVIHFLNDARHSFHAIYIGEEILGVPGERVRAEIDSYNQAFYHAPDRRFLLGILARHPQLLSLETVEVDTMPAALIREFHAFVAEYVDPALPLVFKPANQLQERIVREIPPEELPRVFAHELFSTAPFVALNPGTATGRLRAFRTEAEYRAATLDWTDIIVMDRVPDDVPRLSGIVNARHTTPLSHTNVLATGWQIPNAVQLGALAEVERRGLDGKWVEYTVDAQALTLREIPEPAAATPPSWYAQRVTLEQPEADHSPIVNLARLRAADRHRYGTKAANLGELHHVLAHGSQRLLGFYQVPRPPRDNLLPYLARLLDIPADSATGPAVPDLTAAARRLLDERVRVPRGIALPFSLQRRFLESSPRIQQAIGKLKMALELDAREIEPLCVELQTLIRTARMPGALAGEIDSALVSQLAGVRAFVVRSSSNAEDLAGFSAAGIYESLNHVTTAERIFASVKEVWASLVSVRSVRLRRQAGISLDDCYMGVVIQEQVTADFGGVLVTTNPMNRADFRTVYVNVSPRVTDVVEGSALPMQYLYSTVEGGGRTVSLGDAAEDLDEAAHEQLQRLAVAGRLLQGHFSPDYTFDSPVDIEWLADREHLHLVQLRPYSV; this comes from the coding sequence GTGTCCCTGACCGATGTGGTCGCCCCCAGTCCTGCCCCCGAGAACGTCGCCGCACTCGTCGGCGAACGCCTTTCGCTGTCCGCCCTCCACCAGCTGGGCGGCACCCTCGGCGGCTATTCTTTCGTGAAAGTCGTGGTCGACCGGGAAAACTCGGTGATCCACTTCCTGAACGACGCGCGCCATTCCTTTCACGCGATCTATATCGGCGAAGAGATCCTCGGCGTCCCCGGGGAACGGGTGCGCGCGGAGATCGACTCGTACAACCAGGCTTTCTACCACGCACCGGACCGCCGGTTCCTGCTCGGCATTCTCGCCCGGCACCCGCAGCTGCTTTCGCTGGAGACAGTCGAGGTCGACACGATGCCGGCCGCGCTGATCCGCGAGTTCCACGCCTTCGTCGCGGAGTACGTCGACCCGGCGCTGCCGCTGGTGTTCAAGCCGGCGAACCAGCTGCAGGAGCGGATCGTCCGGGAGATCCCGCCCGAGGAGCTGCCCCGCGTCTTCGCGCACGAACTGTTCTCCACGGCGCCGTTCGTGGCGCTGAACCCCGGCACGGCCACCGGGCGGCTGCGCGCGTTCCGCACCGAGGCCGAGTACCGGGCGGCCACGCTGGACTGGACGGACATCATCGTGATGGACCGCGTCCCCGACGACGTCCCGCGGCTGTCCGGCATCGTCAACGCCCGGCACACGACGCCGTTGTCCCACACCAACGTGCTGGCCACCGGCTGGCAGATCCCCAACGCCGTCCAGCTCGGCGCCCTCGCCGAAGTCGAGCGCCGCGGCCTCGACGGCAAGTGGGTCGAGTACACGGTGGACGCCCAGGCGCTCACCCTGCGGGAGATCCCCGAGCCGGCCGCGGCGACGCCGCCGAGCTGGTACGCCCAGCGCGTCACGCTGGAGCAGCCGGAAGCCGACCACAGCCCGATCGTGAACCTCGCGCGGCTGCGCGCGGCCGACCGGCACCGCTACGGCACCAAGGCGGCCAACCTCGGCGAGCTGCACCACGTCCTGGCCCACGGTTCGCAGCGGCTGCTCGGCTTCTACCAGGTGCCCCGCCCGCCGCGGGACAACCTGCTGCCGTACTTGGCCCGCCTACTGGACATCCCCGCCGATTCCGCCACGGGCCCGGCGGTTCCCGACCTGACCGCCGCGGCCCGCCGCCTGCTCGACGAGCGTGTCCGCGTCCCCCGCGGGATCGCGCTGCCGTTCTCGCTGCAGCGCCGGTTCCTGGAGTCGTCGCCCCGGATCCAGCAGGCCATCGGCAAGCTGAAGATGGCACTGGAGCTGGACGCGCGGGAGATCGAGCCGCTGTGCGTCGAGCTGCAGACGCTGATCCGGACGGCCCGCATGCCGGGCGCGCTGGCCGGCGAGATCGACTCCGCGCTGGTTTCCCAGCTGGCCGGCGTGCGCGCGTTCGTCGTGCGCAGCTCGTCGAACGCCGAGGACCTCGCCGGGTTCTCGGCCGCCGGGATCTACGAGTCGCTCAACCACGTCACCACCGCCGAGCGGATCTTCGCCAGCGTCAAGGAGGTCTGGGCGTCGCTGGTGTCGGTGCGCAGCGTCCGCCTGCGCCGGCAGGCCGGGATCTCCCTCGACGACTGCTACATGGGTGTCGTGATCCAGGAGCAGGTCACGGCCGACTTCGGCGGCGTGCTGGTGACGACGAACCCGATGAACCGCGCGGACTTCCGCACGGTGTACGTCAACGTGTCACCCCGGGTCACCGACGTCGTCGAGGGCTCGGCCCTGCCGATGCAGTACCTGTATTCGACGGTCGAGGGCGGCGGCCGCACGGTGTCGCTGGGCGACGCGGCCGAGGACCTCGACGAGGCCGCCCACGAGCAGCTGCAACGGCTCGCCGTCGCCGGTCGCCTGCTGCAGGGCCACTTCTCGCCCGATTACACGTTCGATTCACCGGTGGACATCGAGTGGCTCGCCGACCGCGAGCACCTCCACCTCGTGCAGCTGCGTCCCTATTCCGTTTGA
- a CDS encoding MFS transporter, with product MLGLRLPAKPAVQRAVRLTYGFQFFFGLLLWVPIFYQYQKLVGLSDGEIFGIQSIYYVVFCLLEIPTGLIADRFDYRTSLAAGAGVLVVANLVPVFLGSYTGFLVHFVLIALARSLVSGAQSAYLYEYLHAHGEGEHYLRVEGVGRAYSLVGKIVYWPVIGLLMTWNLPSPYWLTAINAAVALAFACKLPPIPGGRRTSGKTASLLSGVGGALSALRSSRWLALLMVQGVAMFTLVRICQVNLFQPILESKSLSVNWYGAILAAMTIFEALGAARPHRLRRAIGPVGSVFTLTIVMASCLGLLVWAGPFAAVVLLCVFAVATGIAFPVQKQLLNDSIPDSRYRATLLSMESIVDRAVCALVAVALGAYLAAGQLNEFLLLSTVVTCAAMGLLAVLLLAVRKHRSDRRVPVVRAPAPETVSR from the coding sequence ATGCTGGGCTTGCGCCTGCCCGCGAAACCGGCCGTTCAGCGCGCCGTCCGGCTGACCTACGGGTTCCAGTTCTTCTTCGGCCTGCTGCTGTGGGTACCGATCTTCTACCAGTACCAGAAGCTCGTCGGCCTCTCCGACGGCGAGATCTTCGGCATCCAGAGCATCTACTACGTCGTGTTCTGCCTGCTGGAGATCCCGACGGGCCTGATCGCCGACCGCTTCGACTACCGCACCTCACTGGCCGCGGGCGCCGGCGTGCTGGTGGTGGCGAACCTGGTGCCGGTGTTCCTGGGCTCGTACACCGGCTTCCTGGTGCACTTCGTCCTGATCGCACTGGCCCGCTCGCTGGTGTCCGGCGCGCAGAGCGCGTACCTGTACGAGTACCTGCACGCCCACGGCGAGGGGGAACACTACCTCCGCGTCGAAGGGGTCGGCCGCGCGTACAGCCTGGTCGGCAAGATCGTGTACTGGCCGGTGATCGGCCTGCTGATGACGTGGAACCTCCCTTCCCCGTACTGGCTCACGGCGATCAACGCGGCCGTCGCGCTGGCGTTCGCCTGCAAGCTCCCGCCGATCCCGGGCGGCCGGCGTACGTCGGGCAAGACGGCCTCGCTCCTGTCCGGCGTCGGCGGCGCGTTGTCCGCGCTGCGTTCGTCCCGGTGGCTGGCGCTGCTGATGGTGCAGGGCGTCGCGATGTTCACGCTCGTCCGGATCTGCCAGGTGAACCTGTTCCAGCCGATCCTGGAGTCGAAGTCGCTCTCGGTGAACTGGTACGGCGCGATCCTGGCCGCGATGACGATCTTCGAAGCACTGGGCGCGGCCCGCCCCCACCGCCTCCGCCGCGCGATCGGCCCGGTGGGCTCGGTGTTCACGCTGACGATCGTGATGGCGTCGTGCCTCGGCTTGCTGGTCTGGGCAGGGCCGTTCGCGGCAGTGGTGCTGCTGTGCGTCTTCGCGGTGGCGACGGGCATCGCCTTCCCGGTGCAGAAGCAGCTGCTGAACGACTCCATCCCGGACTCCCGCTACCGCGCGACCCTGCTGTCCATGGAGTCCATTGTGGACCGTGCGGTGTGCGCGCTGGTGGCGGTGGCACTGGGCGCGTACCTGGCGGCCGGGCAGCTGAACGAGTTCCTGCTGCTGTCGACCGTGGTCACGTGCGCCGCGATGGGGCTGCTGGCGGTGCTGCTGCTCGCGGTCCGCAAGCACCGCTCCGACCGCCGGGTGCCGGTGGTCCGCGCACCGGCGCCCGAAACCGTCAGTCGATGA
- a CDS encoding regulatory protein RecX, translating into MPPAELPPEERYKKAKEICYDLLAVRARTQEELRQALRRKGFDEETSETLLGKLDRAGLVNDAEFAELWVKSRHETQGLSRTALLAELRRKGVDDEVAAQAAGEVDRESEEQMARELVRKRLGSLGNVDEQTALRRLLGFLARKGYPQGLAYTVIKEELREYGAESTLLDDAFID; encoded by the coding sequence ATCCCGCCGGCGGAGTTGCCTCCCGAGGAGCGGTACAAGAAGGCCAAGGAGATCTGTTACGACCTCCTGGCCGTGCGTGCCCGCACTCAGGAGGAGCTCCGGCAGGCCTTGCGCCGCAAGGGGTTCGACGAGGAGACCAGCGAAACCCTGCTCGGCAAGCTTGACCGGGCAGGGTTGGTGAACGACGCGGAGTTCGCCGAGCTGTGGGTGAAGTCCCGGCACGAGACCCAGGGCCTGTCCCGCACCGCGCTGCTGGCCGAGCTGCGGCGCAAGGGCGTCGACGACGAGGTCGCCGCGCAGGCGGCGGGCGAGGTCGACCGCGAGTCCGAGGAGCAGATGGCCAGGGAACTGGTCCGCAAGCGCCTCGGCTCGCTGGGCAACGTCGACGAACAGACGGCGTTGCGGCGGCTGCTCGGTTTCCTGGCGCGCAAGGGCTACCCGCAGGGGCTGGCGTACACCGTCATCAAGGAGGAACTCCGCGAGTACGGCGCGGAGTCCACCCTCCTCGACGACGCGTTCATCGACTGA
- the recA gene encoding recombinase RecA — protein MPAAPDKDKALELALAQIDKQYGKGSVMRLGQDGRAPVSVIPTGAIALDVALGIGGLPRGRVIEVYGPESSGKTTVALHAVANAQRAGGIAAFIDAEHALDPEYAKKLGVDTDALLVSQPDTGEQALEIADMLIRSGALDILVIDSVAALVPRAEIEGEMGDSHVGLQARLMSQALRKMTGAMNNSGTTAIFINQLREKIGVMFGSPETTTGGKALKFYASVRLDVRRIETLKDGGEPVGNRTRVKVVKNKMAPPFKQAEFDILYGIGVSREGSLIDMGVDQGILRKSGAWYTYEGDQLGQGKENARKFLRDNPDIANEIEKRIKEKLGIGAQVDAEAVEAVPAPVDF, from the coding sequence ATGCCTGCAGCACCCGACAAGGACAAGGCGCTCGAGCTCGCGCTCGCGCAGATCGACAAGCAGTACGGCAAGGGCTCGGTCATGCGGCTCGGCCAGGACGGCCGCGCGCCCGTCTCCGTGATCCCGACCGGTGCGATCGCCCTCGACGTCGCGCTCGGCATCGGCGGGCTGCCCCGCGGCCGCGTGATCGAGGTCTACGGCCCGGAGTCCTCCGGTAAGACGACGGTCGCCCTCCACGCTGTGGCCAACGCGCAGCGCGCCGGCGGTATCGCGGCGTTCATCGACGCGGAGCACGCGCTGGACCCGGAGTACGCCAAGAAGCTCGGCGTCGACACCGACGCGCTGCTGGTCTCCCAGCCGGACACCGGTGAGCAGGCGCTGGAGATCGCGGACATGCTGATCCGCTCCGGTGCGCTCGACATCCTGGTCATCGACTCCGTGGCCGCGCTCGTGCCGCGGGCCGAGATCGAGGGCGAGATGGGTGACTCGCACGTCGGTCTCCAGGCCCGCCTGATGAGCCAGGCGCTGCGCAAGATGACCGGTGCGATGAACAACTCCGGCACCACCGCGATCTTCATCAACCAGCTGCGCGAGAAGATCGGCGTCATGTTCGGCTCCCCGGAGACGACGACCGGTGGTAAGGCGCTGAAGTTCTACGCGTCGGTCCGGCTCGACGTGCGCCGCATCGAGACGCTCAAGGACGGCGGCGAGCCGGTCGGCAACCGCACCCGCGTCAAGGTCGTGAAGAACAAGATGGCCCCGCCCTTCAAGCAGGCCGAGTTCGACATCCTGTACGGCATCGGCGTCTCCCGCGAGGGCTCGCTGATCGACATGGGTGTCGACCAGGGGATCCTGCGCAAGTCCGGTGCCTGGTACACCTACGAGGGCGACCAGCTCGGCCAGGGCAAGGAGAACGCGCGGAAGTTCCTGCGCGACAACCCGGACATCGCCAACGAGATCGAGAAGCGCATCAAGGAGAAGCTGGGCATCGGCGCCCAGGTCGACGCCGAGGCCGTCGAAGCCGTGCCGGCGCCGGTCGACTTCTGA
- a CDS encoding DUF3046 domain-containing protein encodes MRITVFRRLMAEEFGPGRAQVLARDHVLSGLGGRTVDQALTAGIPAKEIWREVCDAFDVPFERR; translated from the coding sequence ATGCGGATCACGGTTTTCCGGCGGCTGATGGCCGAGGAGTTCGGCCCCGGCCGGGCCCAGGTACTGGCCAGGGACCACGTCCTCAGCGGGCTCGGCGGGCGCACCGTCGACCAGGCGCTGACCGCGGGAATCCCGGCGAAAGAGATCTGGCGCGAGGTCTGCGACGCCTTCGATGTCCCCTTCGAACGTCGCTGA